The following are encoded in a window of Variovorax paradoxus genomic DNA:
- a CDS encoding ABC transporter substrate-binding protein: MTKLKTLTTLAVLGLIATLASAQQGVSKDEIRIGTIQDLSGPLAGFGKQARNGMQLRVDELNEQGTLNGRKLKLFVEDSGYDPKKAVLAAQKLVNQEKIFIMAGHIGTAQNMAAMPVQFDKNVVNFMPITAAREMYEPLNRLKYSFAATYYDQIRLALPKMIKDKGAKKVCTIYQDDEFGLEVQRGAEAGLKASGMELAEKTSFKRGATDFSSQVAKMKAANCDLVVLGTIIRETIGTVGESRKTGFNPTFLGSSAAYTDLIHKLGGKAMDGVYATMTVQNPYTDEQSQPLRFWANKYKTKFNEDPTVFSVYGYVIIDSFIKAATKAGPNLTTDSFIKAMDSITFEPDMFGSPKSTYTATKRLGNDQSRLSQIKDGKWVVVSDYVTP; the protein is encoded by the coding sequence ATGACGAAGCTCAAGACATTGACGACGCTGGCTGTGCTGGGCCTGATCGCGACGCTCGCGTCGGCGCAGCAGGGTGTCAGCAAGGACGAGATCCGCATCGGCACCATCCAGGACCTGTCGGGTCCGCTGGCGGGCTTCGGCAAGCAGGCGCGCAACGGCATGCAGCTGCGCGTGGACGAGCTCAACGAGCAGGGCACGCTGAACGGCCGCAAGCTCAAGCTCTTCGTCGAAGACTCGGGCTATGACCCGAAGAAAGCGGTGCTGGCGGCGCAGAAGCTGGTCAACCAGGAAAAGATCTTCATCATGGCCGGCCACATCGGCACGGCGCAGAACATGGCGGCGATGCCGGTGCAGTTCGACAAGAACGTCGTCAACTTCATGCCCATTACCGCGGCGCGCGAAATGTACGAGCCGCTGAACCGGCTGAAGTACTCGTTCGCGGCCACCTACTACGACCAGATCCGCCTGGCGCTGCCCAAGATGATCAAGGACAAGGGCGCCAAGAAGGTCTGCACGATCTACCAGGACGACGAGTTTGGCCTGGAGGTGCAGCGCGGCGCCGAGGCCGGCCTGAAGGCCTCGGGCATGGAGCTGGCCGAGAAGACCTCGTTCAAGCGCGGCGCCACCGACTTCAGCTCGCAGGTCGCGAAAATGAAGGCCGCCAACTGCGACCTCGTGGTGCTCGGCACCATCATCCGCGAGACCATCGGCACCGTGGGCGAGTCGCGCAAGACGGGCTTCAACCCGACCTTCCTGGGTTCGAGCGCGGCTTACACCGACCTGATCCACAAGCTCGGCGGCAAGGCCATGGACGGCGTGTACGCCACCATGACGGTGCAGAACCCCTATACCGACGAGCAGTCGCAGCCGCTGCGCTTCTGGGCCAACAAGTACAAGACCAAGTTCAACGAAGACCCGACCGTGTTCTCGGTGTACGGCTACGTGATCATCGATTCGTTCATCAAGGCCGCGACCAAGGCCGGCCCGAACCTGACGACCGACAGCTTCATCAAGGCGATGGACAGCATCACCTTCGAGCCCGACATGTTCGGCAGCCCGAAGAGCACCTACACCGCCACCAAGCGCCTGGGCAACGATCAGTCGCGGCTGTCGCAGATCAAGGACGGCAAGTGGGTCGTGGTGTCCGACTACGTGACACCGTAA
- a CDS encoding EVE domain-containing protein codes for MPQYWLMKSEPDEVSIDDALAAPGATVAWTGVRNYQARNFMRDGMKIGDGVLFYHSSCPEPGIAGIARVASGIKPDPTQFDAKSPYYDAASKKDDPRWLLVDVQALRKTRLLSLPELRAKPELADLVVLRKGNRLSITPVEPAHWKVIEKMLA; via the coding sequence ATGCCCCAGTACTGGTTGATGAAATCCGAGCCCGACGAGGTCTCGATCGACGATGCCCTCGCCGCACCCGGTGCCACCGTGGCGTGGACCGGCGTGCGCAACTACCAGGCGCGCAACTTCATGCGCGACGGCATGAAGATCGGTGACGGCGTGCTGTTCTATCACTCGAGCTGTCCCGAGCCCGGCATTGCCGGCATCGCGCGGGTGGCCTCGGGCATCAAGCCCGATCCGACGCAGTTCGATGCGAAGTCGCCGTACTACGACGCGGCCTCGAAGAAGGACGATCCGCGCTGGCTGCTGGTCGACGTGCAGGCGCTGCGCAAGACGCGGCTGCTGTCGCTGCCCGAGCTGCGCGCCAAGCCCGAGCTGGCCGACCTCGTCGTGCTGCGCAAGGGCAACCGGCTGTCGATCACGCCGGTGGAGCCGGCGCACTGGAAGGTCATCGAGAAGATGCTGGCCTGA